Proteins found in one Haemorhous mexicanus isolate bHaeMex1 chromosome 23, bHaeMex1.pri, whole genome shotgun sequence genomic segment:
- the C23H1orf50 gene encoding uncharacterized protein C1orf50 homolog, with translation MAEGGSEPGDDGPGPGPGPGPGPGPGPGLALVEGSTGRAGRVGDPGDLVALAQKVQQANDFVRANACSKLTVIAEQIRHLQEQARKVLDEANRDADLNHVACNLVKKPGNVYYMYRRESGQRYFSILSPQEWGTTPHEFLGAYKLQHDMSWTPFEDIERRDAEITVLEKLLNQQAALPLCMEPNFQGLTKSHK, from the exons ATGGCGGAGGGTGGCTCGGAGCCTGGGGATgacggccccggccccggccccggccccggccccggccccggccccggccccgggctgGCCCTGGTCGAAGGCAGTACCGGCCGCGCCGGCCGCGTCGGGGACCCCGGTGACCTAGTGGCTCTGGCCCAGAAGGTGCAGCAG GCCAATGACTTTGTCCGAGCAAATGCCTGCAGCAAACTGACAGTCATCGCTGAGCAGATCCggcacctgcaggagcaggcGCGGAAG GTCTTAGATGAAGCTAACAGGGATGCTGACCTGAACCACGTGGCCTGCAACCTTGTGAAGAAGCCAGGAAATGTTTACTACATGTACAGGCGGGAGAGTGGGCAGCGGTATTTCTCCATCCTGTCTCCTCAG GAATGGGGTACCACTCCCCATGAATTTCTTGGTGCCTATAAGCTCCAGCATGACATGTCCTGGACTCCGTTTGAGGACATAGAGAGACGAGATGCTGAAATAACTgtcctggagaagctgctgaaccagcaggcagcactgccccTGTGCATGGAGCCCAACTTCCAGGGCCTGACCAAGTCACACAAGTGA